The genomic segment TGATTTATGTGAATGGTACTGAAAGCTCACTTGCTTATGTTGATCCATTGCTTCACGGATTGTGCTGAGTGTTTCTACTCCGAGGTCTTCACCGGTGGAATCAAAAACAGTGGTCGCGTGCTCCCCCATGAGTACACGTAATTTTTGCGCAGCAGTTACTACTGCGTCCTGTTGCGCAATACCCGGGAGTGATTCCAAAGATTCTAAGGTTAAGAGTAAGACACCAGCTTCAGTTGGTGTGAGGCGCAAGGGTTTATCCATGCCTTGAGCATTATAGATTTTTACTTGCTTGAAATCGTGTTCCAACTCCACTAAATCACCAGGTAAAAGCCCCGGTAGGCCACACATCCATAACCGGTTGAGGTCTTCCATGATTTGGGTAGGCGGTTGGCCCAAATCACGCGCGGCCTCCATGACTGTGCGTCCTTTATATCTGCTGAAATAGGGCAATAAATTTAACTGCCGTGCCAGATCACTGACTTTATTCGAGGATTTTGGCATCACTACACCACTTCTTTTTGCACAGCACGCAATAACGCAATGACATCATCGATGACATCTTGAGGGTGTACAACAACTGCTTCTGGCGCATGTGAGGCTGCCGTGCGCACCAGCCAATCGCGATCTACATCTTCTAAAAACCACGTATCTCGTTCAGGAGTTTTGACCCCTGCGGCGCGCAGTTCCACTGCGCGGCCGGGTGTGATGTGCAGGGTGGCGTCGATAAGCACACTCTTTTTACGCAGTTGTGCCCGCACCATATCTTGGAGGTTTAGGCCATCTGGCATAGGGTTTTGAGCTTTTGCCTCGAGGGTGATGTCAGAAATACGCGTGCTGCGGAATGTGCGCGGTG from the Corynebacterium crudilactis genome contains:
- a CDS encoding helix-turn-helix transcriptional regulator; the protein is MPKSSNKVSDLARQLNLLPYFSRYKGRTVMEAARDLGQPPTQIMEDLNRLWMCGLPGLLPGDLVELEHDFKQVKIYNAQGMDKPLRLTPTEAGVLLLTLESLESLPGIAQQDAVVTAAQKLRVLMGEHATTVFDSTGEDLGVETLSTIREAMDQHKQVSFQYHSHKSDNTSIRNVSPGHIFTHEGETYIKAWEQEAADWRTFRLDRIHDIILLDVAAVRPRKGLKVSTADPFEFAKASDIVTFLLREDAMWLANYMAMYIATDAEPHHDSSGSRWYTVVFPLLSREWFIRFAIGHAEHLKVIAPKDLKKCINQKAINGLSAYDRDVE